In Anaerobacillus isosaccharinicus, one genomic interval encodes:
- the recO gene encoding DNA repair protein RecO encodes MLQKVEGIVIRTTDYGEANKILTLYTRELGKIGVMARGAKRPKSRLSSISQLFTHGQYVFQKTSGLGVLNQGEMIQSFRDLREDLFLTAYGAYIVELLDKLTEQYEINPYLYELLFQTLKYIDEGLDYEVLTRIFEVKMLKVAGIGLYVDGCSHCGATEGEYSFSVKEGGFLCHRCLHVDERTIKISSGTAKLLRLFYHFDLNRLGAISVKTETKVQLKQVLECYFDEYSGLYLKSKRFLNQIDKMKLE; translated from the coding sequence ATGTTACAAAAAGTAGAGGGGATTGTTATTCGCACCACAGATTATGGAGAAGCGAATAAAATTCTAACATTGTATACGAGAGAATTAGGTAAGATTGGAGTGATGGCTCGTGGTGCAAAGCGTCCAAAGAGCCGTCTTTCTTCAATTTCACAACTGTTCACGCATGGTCAATATGTTTTTCAAAAAACCTCTGGTCTAGGTGTTTTAAATCAAGGAGAAATGATCCAATCGTTTCGAGATTTACGTGAAGATCTATTTTTAACAGCTTATGGGGCTTATATTGTCGAGCTATTAGATAAACTAACAGAACAATACGAGATAAATCCATATTTATATGAGCTTCTTTTTCAAACATTAAAGTATATTGATGAAGGTTTAGATTATGAAGTTTTAACTCGAATCTTTGAAGTGAAAATGTTAAAGGTGGCAGGAATCGGCTTATATGTTGATGGATGTTCACATTGCGGTGCTACTGAAGGGGAGTATTCTTTCTCAGTTAAAGAAGGAGGATTTCTATGTCACCGGTGCTTACATGTTGATGAAAGAACCATCAAGATCAGTTCTGGTACGGCAAAACTACTCAGACTGTTTTATCATTTTGATTTAAATCGTTTAGGGGCAATATCGGTAAAAACTGAAACAAAAGTACAATTAAAACAAGTTTTAGAATGCTATTTTGATGAATATTCAGGTCTATATTTAAAGAGTAAACGGTTTTTAAATCAAATCGATAAAATGAAATTAGAATAG
- a CDS encoding DUF502 domain-containing protein — protein MWKTFQKNIIAGFITLLPAIVTIYIIQLLFSIIDRFLGQFLSDVLKALRIIRIDEGTIYFLGVYTPFSERIIGIGFILTVVIISVIGSYRRKGKKQHVFDRVDHFFRKIPVANYIYSSVEQMINAFTQERSSFKKVVMIEYPRKGVYTLGFLTGESKGEVQRRTNKNCINVFLPTTPNPTSGWLVLVPEEDVTILDMSVEQGLKFIISGGVVVPPDRADMLLKEKELEEQRFRKEFVVKVKSRKED, from the coding sequence ATGTGGAAGACGTTTCAAAAAAATATTATCGCGGGCTTTATTACCTTATTACCAGCCATTGTCACTATTTACATAATTCAATTATTATTTTCTATCATTGATCGCTTTTTAGGACAATTTTTATCTGATGTTTTAAAAGCATTGAGAATAATAAGAATTGATGAAGGTACGATCTATTTTTTAGGGGTCTACACTCCATTTTCTGAACGAATAATTGGGATTGGTTTTATTTTAACAGTCGTGATTATCTCAGTAATCGGATCCTATAGAAGAAAAGGGAAAAAGCAACATGTTTTTGACCGAGTTGACCATTTTTTTCGAAAAATACCAGTAGCAAACTATATTTATTCATCTGTCGAACAAATGATTAATGCATTTACCCAGGAGCGTTCATCGTTCAAAAAAGTAGTTATGATTGAATATCCACGCAAAGGTGTTTACACACTTGGTTTTTTAACGGGAGAATCAAAGGGCGAAGTCCAAAGAAGAACGAACAAAAACTGTATTAATGTCTTTCTGCCAACGACCCCTAATCCCACTTCTGGATGGCTAGTTTTAGTTCCAGAAGAAGATGTAACAATCCTAGACATGTCAGTTGAACAAGGATTAAAATTTATTATTTCAGGTGGGGTTGTTGTACCACCAGATCGTGCGGATATGTTACTTAAGGAAAAGGAGCTTGAAGAACAACGTTTTAGGAAAGAATTTGTAGTAAAGGTTAAGAGTAGAAAGGAAGATTAA
- the rpoD gene encoding RNA polymerase sigma factor RpoD — protein sequence MADKPLRPVAEGEMSIDQVKEQLVELGKKRGVLSYAEITEKLSSFEQDSDQMDEFFEYLGDQGIEVLNESDDIPNIQEVAKEEEEFDLNDLSVPPGIKINDPVRMYLKEIGRVPLLSAENEIELAKKIETGDEEAKRRLAEANLRLVVSIAKRYVGRGMLFLDLIQEGNMGLIKAVEKFDYEKGYKFSTYATWWIRQAITRAIADQARTIRIPVHMVETINKLIRVQRQLLQDLGREPTPEEVSAEMDLTPEKVREILKIAQEPVSLETPIGEEDDSHLGDFIEDQEALAPSDAAAYELLKEQLEDVLDTLTDREENVLRLRFGLDDGRTRTLEEVGKVFGVTRERIRQIEAKALRKLRHPSRSKRLKDFLE from the coding sequence ATGGCAGACAAACCGCTTCGCCCAGTGGCAGAAGGAGAAATGTCAATCGATCAAGTTAAGGAACAATTAGTAGAGCTCGGAAAAAAACGAGGTGTACTATCATATGCTGAAATTACAGAAAAGCTATCTAGCTTTGAACAAGATTCAGATCAAATGGACGAGTTCTTCGAATATTTAGGTGACCAAGGTATCGAGGTTTTAAACGAGTCAGATGATATCCCAAACATTCAAGAGGTTGCAAAAGAAGAAGAAGAATTTGACTTAAACGATTTAAGTGTACCACCGGGTATTAAAATTAACGATCCCGTTAGAATGTACTTAAAGGAAATTGGTCGTGTTCCGCTTCTTTCTGCAGAGAATGAGATTGAATTGGCAAAAAAGATTGAAACAGGTGACGAGGAAGCTAAGCGAAGACTAGCTGAAGCAAACTTACGACTAGTTGTTAGTATCGCTAAACGATATGTAGGTAGAGGAATGTTATTTCTTGATTTAATTCAAGAAGGTAACATGGGCTTAATTAAAGCTGTTGAAAAGTTCGACTACGAAAAAGGGTATAAGTTTAGTACGTATGCAACTTGGTGGATTCGACAAGCAATTACGAGAGCGATTGCTGACCAAGCAAGAACGATTAGAATACCTGTGCACATGGTTGAAACAATTAATAAGTTAATTCGGGTTCAACGTCAATTACTTCAAGATTTAGGTCGCGAACCAACACCAGAAGAGGTATCTGCAGAGATGGACCTAACACCTGAAAAGGTTCGAGAAATTTTAAAAATCGCTCAAGAGCCTGTTTCATTAGAAACACCTATTGGTGAAGAAGATGATTCACATCTTGGTGACTTTATTGAAGATCAAGAAGCATTGGCCCCTTCAGACGCTGCAGCTTACGAACTGTTAAAAGAGCAGTTAGAAGATGTTTTAGATACGTTAACTGATCGGGAAGAGAATGTTCTCAGGCTTCGCTTTGGACTTGATGATGGCCGTACACGAACTTTAGAAGAAGTAGGAAAAGTCTTCGGAGTAACTCGTGAACGCATTAGGCAAATTGAAGCAAAAGCATTACGTAAGCTTCGCCACCCGAGCAGAAGTAAACGTCTTAAAGATTTCCTAGAATAG
- the era gene encoding GTPase Era, which translates to MSKSNYKSGFVSIIGRPNVGKSTLLNNVIGQKIAIMSDKPQTTRNKVQGVYTENDAQIVFIDTPGIHKPKHKLGDFMMKVAYQTLREVDLILFVVDAKEGFGAGDQMIIEQLQSVQTPVFLVINKIDLIHPDQLFKFIDEYRVKYNFTEIIPVSALQGNNVSTLKEQIIQHLKEGPQYYPADQVTDHPERFIVSELIREKVLHLTREEIPHSIAVGIEQMKQREGGTVYVGATIIVERSSQKGIIIGKQGAMLREIGKRARGDIEVLLGSKIFLELWVKVQKDWRNKPGFLRDFGFREDEY; encoded by the coding sequence ATGAGTAAATCGAATTATAAATCAGGTTTTGTTTCAATAATTGGTAGACCGAACGTCGGGAAATCGACGTTATTAAATAATGTTATTGGCCAGAAAATTGCCATTATGAGTGATAAACCACAAACAACTAGAAATAAAGTACAAGGTGTTTATACTGAAAATGATGCACAGATTGTTTTTATTGATACACCCGGAATACATAAACCAAAACATAAATTAGGTGACTTTATGATGAAGGTTGCCTATCAAACATTAAGAGAAGTTGATCTAATTTTATTTGTAGTCGATGCGAAAGAAGGCTTTGGAGCTGGAGATCAAATGATTATCGAGCAACTACAGTCCGTTCAAACACCAGTATTCTTAGTGATAAATAAAATTGATTTAATTCATCCAGATCAACTTTTTAAATTTATTGATGAATATCGAGTAAAATATAATTTTACTGAAATTATTCCAGTTTCAGCGCTACAAGGAAATAATGTCAGTACGTTAAAAGAACAAATTATCCAACATTTAAAAGAAGGACCTCAATATTACCCTGCTGATCAAGTGACAGATCATCCTGAACGTTTCATTGTTTCAGAACTTATTCGTGAAAAGGTACTTCATTTAACTAGGGAAGAAATTCCCCATTCAATTGCTGTTGGAATTGAGCAAATGAAGCAACGTGAGGGTGGAACTGTCTATGTCGGTGCTACAATCATTGTTGAAAGAAGCTCCCAAAAAGGAATCATTATTGGGAAGCAAGGTGCAATGCTAAGGGAAATAGGTAAGAGAGCTAGAGGTGACATCGAAGTACTACTAGGATCAAAAATATTCCTCGAACTTTGGGTGAAAGTTCAAAAAGATTGGCGAAATAAACCAGGATTTTTGAGGGATTTTGGCTTTAGAGAAGATGAGTATTAA
- a CDS encoding HD family phosphohydrolase, with amino-acid sequence MGKQAPIDQQKWWKKFKDHRYIRLILFFTLGLIMYLSMVSNIIPNTLNVSLGSVAEQDIRAPITIENKSATEEKKRLAAEAVGPQYTNKKDYEEKQAKKIEEIFDIVKRINDEAEQKYNEALDEVREEEFETEEELEQKLSEVKAVPIEERMDQLRSIISNQTSDDLSDEVLMTFLLVDKSELNIAKEITIDAIRTVMREEIRLNDVEEAKDLVEKKIVPSSVSSHKLYQAMIEIARFAITANYINDNEATELAKQAARDAVEPIMIREGQLIVEDGELITSTIYNQIVLLGLHEDQVNILPFIGLGILVLMLVAMLAYYFGDAKTSLQQNNSHLLMYVLIFLVTVVIMKITSYTHNLNLQGVTLITPVAVGSMLITMLIHQRVALFTSMVFSIIASIIFNEESSAILNYTLGIYVFFSSVAGVFFLSKSNRVSRILQAGLFVAAINICTIVALLMLKNAQYGWIAIGSNIGFAFLSGFLAAVLTIGLLPFFEAGFGILSSMKLIELSNPNHPLLRKILVETPGTYHHSVIVANLSESACEAIGANGLLARVGSYYHDLGKTKRPQFFIENQMRMDNPHDKLSPQLSKTIIISHPYDGAELLRNYKMPKEIVDIAEQHHGTSLLKYFYHKANQDSDKPVSEQEFRYPGPKAQTVESAVVGISDCVEAAVRSMAKPTPEKIEALVKKIITDRLEDGQFDECDLTLKQLNTVATSICETLKGTFHSRIEYPEDVKEKGENQSDH; translated from the coding sequence ATGGGGAAACAGGCACCAATTGATCAACAAAAGTGGTGGAAAAAATTTAAAGACCACCGTTACATAAGGCTTATTCTATTCTTTACTTTAGGTTTGATTATGTACTTATCGATGGTAAGTAATATCATCCCTAATACATTAAATGTTTCTTTAGGATCCGTAGCTGAGCAAGATATCCGTGCTCCAATAACAATAGAAAATAAATCGGCGACAGAGGAAAAGAAAAGACTCGCAGCTGAAGCTGTAGGTCCTCAATATACGAATAAAAAAGATTATGAAGAAAAACAGGCTAAGAAAATTGAAGAAATATTTGATATAGTCAAGCGGATCAATGATGAGGCAGAACAAAAATATAACGAAGCTTTAGATGAGGTTAGAGAAGAGGAGTTCGAGACAGAGGAAGAGCTTGAACAAAAATTAAGTGAAGTAAAAGCTGTTCCAATTGAAGAAAGGATGGATCAGCTACGGTCAATTATATCAAATCAAACGAGCGATGATTTGTCTGATGAAGTTTTAATGACTTTTTTATTAGTGGACAAGTCTGAATTAAATATAGCAAAAGAAATTACTATTGATGCGATTCGCACTGTCATGAGAGAAGAAATTCGCCTAAATGATGTAGAAGAAGCAAAAGACCTTGTTGAGAAGAAAATAGTTCCATCATCGGTTAGTAGCCACAAATTATACCAAGCAATGATTGAAATTGCTCGATTTGCAATAACAGCTAATTATATCAATGACAATGAGGCTACTGAACTAGCTAAACAAGCCGCTAGAGATGCAGTTGAACCTATCATGATTCGTGAAGGACAACTTATCGTTGAAGATGGAGAATTAATCACTTCAACCATTTATAATCAAATTGTTCTTTTAGGTCTACACGAGGATCAGGTAAACATCCTACCTTTTATCGGTTTGGGTATTCTTGTTTTAATGCTTGTTGCAATGTTAGCTTATTATTTTGGTGATGCAAAAACATCATTACAACAAAATAATAGTCATCTTTTAATGTATGTACTTATATTTTTAGTAACAGTTGTTATTATGAAGATTACGAGTTATACTCACAACTTAAACCTACAAGGAGTTACGCTAATCACTCCTGTGGCAGTTGGATCGATGTTAATAACAATGTTAATACATCAGCGCGTAGCTTTGTTTACAAGTATGGTTTTTTCAATTATCGCCAGCATTATTTTTAATGAAGAATCATCTGCTATTCTTAATTATACCTTAGGAATTTACGTGTTTTTTAGTTCAGTAGCTGGAGTCTTCTTTTTAAGCAAGTCAAACAGAGTCTCTAGAATTTTACAAGCTGGTCTTTTCGTGGCAGCTATTAATATTTGTACAATTGTGGCATTACTAATGTTAAAGAATGCTCAATATGGGTGGATTGCCATAGGTTCCAACATTGGATTTGCATTTCTTTCTGGATTTCTCGCGGCTGTTTTAACCATAGGTTTATTGCCTTTTTTTGAAGCTGGTTTTGGAATACTATCTTCAATGAAGTTAATTGAACTATCTAATCCAAATCATCCACTATTACGAAAAATACTAGTTGAAACACCTGGTACGTATCATCATAGTGTTATTGTCGCTAACTTGTCAGAGTCTGCTTGTGAGGCAATTGGTGCAAATGGGCTATTAGCCCGAGTCGGATCTTACTATCATGATTTAGGGAAAACGAAACGACCGCAATTCTTTATTGAAAACCAGATGAGGATGGATAACCCCCATGATAAGCTATCGCCACAATTAAGTAAGACGATTATTATTTCTCATCCTTATGATGGTGCAGAGTTATTGAGAAACTATAAGATGCCAAAGGAAATTGTTGATATTGCAGAGCAACACCACGGCACAAGTCTGTTAAAGTACTTTTATCATAAAGCAAATCAGGATTCAGACAAACCCGTTTCTGAGCAAGAGTTCCGCTATCCGGGTCCTAAAGCGCAAACCGTTGAAAGTGCAGTTGTCGGAATTTCTGATTGTGTTGAGGCAGCAGTTCGCTCGATGGCTAAACCAACGCCAGAAAAAATTGAAGCGTTAGTAAAGAAAATTATTACAGATCGACTTGAAGATGGCCAGTTTGATGAATGTGATTTAACATTAAAACAACTGAACACAGTTGCTACATCGATTTGTGAAACATTGAAAGGGACGTTTCATTCAAGGATTGAGTATCCCGAAGATGTGAAAGAGAAAGGAGAGAATCAAAGTGATCATTGA
- a CDS encoding diacylglycerol kinase family protein — MDFKNNYDRYWKRFTCSFIYAWTGLKHAIRHEQNMKIHILIATIMISFAFILKIPLYEKLILLLVIGIVISLEVINTAIERVVDLVTKEYHPMAKIAKDVSAGAVLIFSFFTVVIGILIFYRPIVEIVKALL; from the coding sequence ATGGACTTCAAAAATAATTATGATCGTTATTGGAAAAGATTTACATGTAGCTTCATTTACGCTTGGACAGGTTTAAAACATGCGATCCGTCATGAGCAAAATATGAAAATTCACATCCTGATTGCAACAATCATGATTAGTTTTGCTTTTATATTAAAGATCCCATTATATGAAAAGTTAATTCTGCTACTAGTCATTGGAATTGTGATTTCGTTAGAAGTAATTAACACTGCAATTGAGCGAGTCGTAGATCTTGTAACAAAGGAATATCACCCGATGGCGAAAATAGCTAAAGACGTATCAGCAGGAGCAGTTTTGATTTTTAGTTTTTTTACGGTCGTAATCGGCATATTAATTTTTTATAGACCAATCGTAGAGATTGTAAAGGCTTTACTCTAG
- the dnaG gene encoding DNA primase gives MGSRISDEKIEKIRNSVDIVDVISEYVQLKKQGRNLIGLCPFHGENTPSFSVSPEKQLYHCFGCGAGGNAFSFMMAIEGYEFLDSVKHLATKANIDLPELEKSETSNASSELNAMIAGNELAAKLYHHLLMNTEQGKDALDYLVRRGFTEEMIQQFSLGFAPDSWETLTQFFQKRNVPLHYMEQIGLLAKRDFDGKLFDRYRNRVIFPIWNKDGKVIGFGGRVLGNEQPKYLNSSDSKVFNKSNTLYGLHIARPEMRKKNEAVLFEGYVDVIAAWQAGVRNGIATLGTAITDEQAKLIRRNAQTVIVCYDSDNAGLKATYRAIQILEANDCYVKVARLPEGYDPDDYIQENGPEKFRVEVIGANQTTMAFKMNFLRRGKNLQNEGERMQYIEDVLGEITSLTKSIERDHYVRQLADEFSLSLDVLKQELLRLYKFKNQKNVNQPKQNKPSFKSGFVTKKRLLPAFHNAERILLAFMMKDINIASTVKEKIGGNFNIDEYQSIVAYLYSYYAEGNEPNSSQFIQRLHDDKLARIATEIAMMATSEELSEQELYDYFKQITNYPKIVKIEEKEKERKEAESREDYAQAARIAMEIIQMKKDLKH, from the coding sequence ATGGGAAGTAGAATTTCTGATGAAAAAATCGAAAAGATAAGAAATTCTGTAGACATTGTTGATGTTATTAGTGAATATGTTCAATTAAAGAAACAAGGACGAAACTTAATTGGTCTATGTCCGTTTCATGGAGAAAACACACCTAGCTTTTCTGTTTCACCAGAAAAGCAGTTATATCACTGTTTTGGCTGTGGGGCAGGTGGTAATGCGTTTTCTTTTATGATGGCGATCGAAGGGTATGAATTTTTAGATTCAGTGAAACATTTAGCGACAAAGGCTAATATTGATTTACCTGAACTAGAGAAAAGTGAAACTTCAAATGCATCAAGTGAACTAAACGCTATGATTGCTGGAAATGAACTAGCTGCCAAGCTATATCACCATCTCCTAATGAATACAGAGCAAGGGAAGGATGCCTTAGATTATTTAGTAAGGCGGGGCTTCACTGAGGAAATGATTCAGCAATTTTCGTTAGGATTTGCTCCGGATTCATGGGAAACCTTAACTCAGTTCTTTCAAAAAAGAAATGTACCCCTCCATTACATGGAGCAAATTGGACTTCTTGCTAAGCGAGATTTTGACGGGAAATTGTTTGATCGATATCGAAACAGAGTCATCTTTCCGATCTGGAACAAAGATGGTAAAGTTATCGGTTTTGGTGGTCGAGTTTTAGGGAATGAACAACCTAAATACTTAAATAGCTCAGATTCAAAGGTTTTTAATAAAAGTAACACTTTGTATGGATTACACATTGCAAGGCCGGAAATGAGGAAGAAAAATGAAGCGGTATTATTTGAGGGCTATGTAGACGTCATTGCTGCATGGCAAGCAGGGGTTCGAAATGGTATCGCCACGTTAGGAACAGCTATTACTGATGAGCAGGCAAAGCTTATTAGACGAAATGCTCAAACGGTTATCGTTTGTTATGACTCTGATAACGCCGGGCTTAAAGCGACTTATCGTGCTATCCAAATTCTAGAGGCGAATGATTGTTATGTGAAGGTTGCTAGGCTTCCAGAAGGTTATGACCCAGATGATTATATTCAAGAAAATGGGCCAGAAAAGTTTCGAGTGGAGGTAATTGGAGCTAATCAAACAACAATGGCTTTTAAAATGAATTTTCTTCGTAGAGGAAAAAATCTTCAGAATGAAGGGGAAAGAATGCAATACATAGAAGATGTTCTTGGTGAAATTACATCCCTTACCAAATCAATTGAACGTGATCATTACGTTAGACAATTAGCAGATGAATTTTCTCTTTCCTTAGATGTATTAAAACAAGAGCTTCTTCGTCTCTATAAATTTAAAAATCAGAAAAACGTTAATCAACCTAAGCAAAATAAACCAAGTTTTAAAAGTGGATTTGTCACAAAAAAACGTCTCTTACCGGCATTTCATAATGCTGAAAGAATTCTTTTAGCCTTTATGATGAAAGATATTAATATTGCCAGTACAGTAAAAGAAAAAATTGGTGGCAATTTTAACATCGATGAGTACCAGTCGATCGTAGCGTATCTCTATTCTTATTACGCTGAAGGTAATGAACCAAACTCAAGTCAATTTATCCAGAGATTACATGACGATAAATTAGCTAGAATAGCAACGGAGATTGCGATGATGGCAACAAGTGAAGAATTGTCGGAGCAGGAATTGTATGATTATTTTAAACAAATCACAAACTATCCAAAGATCGTAAAGATTGAAGAAAAAGAAAAGGAAAGAAAAGAAGCTGAGAGCCGAGAAGATTATGCTCAAGCGGCTAGAATTGCAATGGAAATTATTCAAATGAAAAAGGATTTAAAGCACTAA
- a CDS encoding pyruvate, water dikinase regulatory protein, whose product MQIINHPIVYVVSDSVGETAELVVKAAASQFNHSNIDIRRIPYVEDNETIEEVVTLAQEVNAIIAFTLVVPEKKQFLLDQAEKAGVITVDIIGPMISKLQDFTKKEPRYEPGLVHKLDEDYFRKVEAIEFAVKYDDGRDPRGIIRADVILVGVSRTSKTPLSQYLAHKRLKVANVPLVPEVEPPAELFSISPKKCVGLTISPEKLNDIRAERLKALGLKAEANYANMERIKLELEYAEKIMTRIGCPVINVSNKAVEETANLIWNMFNGKN is encoded by the coding sequence ATGCAGATAATCAATCATCCAATAGTATATGTAGTTTCTGATTCTGTAGGTGAAACAGCAGAATTAGTTGTAAAAGCAGCTGCTAGTCAATTCAATCACTCAAATATCGATATTAGAAGAATTCCATATGTAGAAGATAATGAAACGATTGAAGAAGTAGTAACCCTAGCTCAAGAAGTAAATGCAATTATTGCCTTTACGTTAGTCGTTCCTGAAAAAAAACAGTTTCTTTTAGATCAAGCTGAAAAAGCTGGAGTGATAACTGTAGACATCATTGGACCAATGATAAGTAAACTTCAGGATTTCACTAAAAAAGAACCACGATATGAGCCGGGGCTAGTTCATAAGCTAGATGAAGATTATTTTAGAAAAGTTGAGGCGATTGAATTCGCTGTCAAATATGACGATGGAAGAGATCCTCGAGGTATTATAAGAGCAGATGTAATTTTGGTAGGTGTTTCGAGAACTTCGAAAACTCCACTTTCTCAATATTTAGCTCATAAACGACTAAAGGTTGCAAATGTTCCACTTGTGCCAGAAGTTGAGCCTCCAGCAGAGCTTTTTTCAATATCACCGAAAAAATGCGTTGGGTTAACGATTAGCCCAGAGAAATTAAATGATATTCGAGCAGAACGATTGAAAGCACTTGGCTTAAAGGCAGAAGCTAATTATGCAAATATGGAAAGAATTAAACTAGAACTAGAATATGCTGAGAAAATTATGACAAGAATTGGTTGCCCTGTTATTAATGTTTCAAATAAAGCTGTTGAAGAAACAGCTAATCTAATTTGGAACATGTTCAATGGAAAAAATTAA
- a CDS encoding YqzL family protein, whose amino-acid sequence MLDFSWKVFSMTGNVDTYLILKEIERDTTQPLEEFTEKLDEIDTPTN is encoded by the coding sequence ATGTTAGATTTTTCCTGGAAGGTATTTTCGATGACAGGTAACGTCGATACTTACTTAATTTTGAAGGAAATTGAAAGAGACACTACGCAACCGCTAGAGGAGTTTACAGAGAAGCTAGATGAAATAGACACTCCTACAAATTGA
- a CDS encoding helix-turn-helix transcriptional regulator: protein MEAVRKIELNKRQERILQIVKDNGPITGEQIAEQLSLTRATLRPDLAILTMAGYLDARPRVGYFYTGKSGSRLLTERLTKLTVQQYQSIPVVVTDSSSVYDAICTMFLEDVGTLFVVDQQSSLVGVLSRKDLLRASIGKQMLETVPVSIIMTRMPNLTICYKEDLIIDVAKKLIEKQIDALPVVKNNNGSLFEVVGRITKTNITRAIVDLANDELV, encoded by the coding sequence ATGGAGGCGGTGAGAAAAATCGAACTAAATAAAAGGCAAGAACGTATTTTACAAATCGTAAAAGATAATGGACCAATAACAGGGGAACAAATCGCAGAGCAGCTTTCTTTAACTAGGGCTACCTTACGTCCTGATTTAGCGATTCTAACGATGGCAGGGTATTTAGACGCTCGTCCAAGAGTAGGTTATTTTTATACTGGGAAAAGTGGGAGTAGACTCCTAACTGAAAGGTTAACTAAACTAACTGTACAACAATACCAATCTATTCCAGTTGTTGTAACTGATTCATCATCTGTTTACGATGCTATTTGTACGATGTTTTTAGAGGATGTAGGTACATTGTTTGTGGTAGACCAACAATCGTCCTTAGTAGGAGTCTTATCAAGAAAAGATTTATTAAGAGCGAGTATTGGAAAACAAATGCTTGAGACTGTACCTGTAAGTATTATTATGACGAGAATGCCGAATTTAACGATCTGCTATAAGGAAGACTTAATCATCGATGTTGCTAAAAAACTCATTGAAAAGCAAATTGATGCTCTTCCGGTAGTGAAAAATAATAACGGCTCGTTGTTTGAGGTTGTAGGAAGAATAACAAAAACTAATATTACAAGAGCCATCGTAGATCTCGCAAATGATGAATTGGTTTAG
- a CDS encoding cytidine deaminase: MEKSRLMEEAKIAREKAYVPYSKFKVGAALLTTKGKVYHGCNIENAAYSMCNCAERTALFAAYAKGDKHFDTLCVVADTKRPVPPCGACRQVIAELCPGDMKVILTNLQGDVEETTVEKLLPGAFSPEDLNE; encoded by the coding sequence ATGGAAAAAAGTCGCCTAATGGAAGAAGCAAAAATAGCGAGAGAAAAAGCGTATGTTCCATATTCAAAATTTAAAGTAGGGGCAGCTCTACTTACAACAAAAGGAAAGGTATACCATGGTTGTAATATTGAAAACGCAGCATACAGTATGTGCAACTGTGCCGAAAGAACAGCGCTGTTTGCGGCGTATGCAAAAGGAGATAAACATTTCGATACATTATGTGTCGTTGCTGACACAAAGCGTCCTGTGCCCCCTTGTGGTGCGTGTAGACAAGTCATTGCAGAACTTTGCCCAGGTGATATGAAAGTTATTTTAACGAACCTCCAAGGAGACGTTGAAGAAACAACAGTTGAAAAATTATTACCAGGAGCTTTTTCACCGGAGGATTTAAATGAGTAA
- the ybeY gene encoding rRNA maturation RNase YbeY, with amino-acid sequence MIIDVDIHDETNALSEDQVKLIETIINFVATEENVTEGSEVSVTFVDNKTIQEINKEYRNKDSVTDVISFALNDDESDVFAEVIPNLLGDIIVSYPKTVQQAEEYGHSINRELGFLVVHGFLHLLGYDHINEEEEKVMFKRQEELLEAYGLQK; translated from the coding sequence GTGATCATTGATGTTGATATTCATGATGAAACGAATGCACTTTCAGAGGATCAGGTAAAACTTATTGAAACAATTATCAACTTTGTTGCCACTGAGGAAAATGTTACTGAAGGATCAGAGGTTTCTGTTACCTTTGTAGATAATAAAACGATACAAGAGATTAACAAGGAATACCGAAATAAAGACTCGGTAACTGATGTTATTTCCTTTGCATTAAATGATGATGAAAGTGACGTGTTTGCTGAGGTAATACCTAATCTATTAGGAGATATCATCGTTTCTTATCCAAAAACTGTTCAACAAGCAGAGGAATATGGTCACTCAATTAATCGTGAACTAGGCTTTCTTGTCGTCCATGGTTTTTTACACCTATTAGGGTATGATCATATAAATGAGGAAGAAGAGAAAGTGATGTTTAAACGCCAAGAGGAATTATTAGAGGCTTATGGACTTCAAAAATAA